A stretch of Prosthecochloris marina DNA encodes these proteins:
- a CDS encoding cupin domain-containing protein, translating to MNKLFCLVCSMLLFAGQVYAKEPLAVKVDVLAKTSKSWNGSALPAYAEGVAEVTILRIAIPPGLKLPLHKHPVINAGVMLKGELTVTTKKGQVLHLRAGEPIVEVVDTWHYGKNEGKETAELIVFYAGVQGMPITVKATEGN from the coding sequence ATGAATAAGTTGTTCTGTTTGGTTTGCTCGATGCTTTTGTTTGCCGGGCAGGTTTATGCGAAAGAACCTCTTGCAGTGAAGGTGGATGTGCTGGCAAAGACCAGTAAAAGCTGGAATGGCAGTGCATTACCCGCATATGCAGAAGGTGTTGCAGAAGTGACGATTCTCAGAATAGCGATTCCACCCGGGCTGAAGCTGCCGTTACATAAACATCCTGTAATCAATGCAGGTGTTATGCTGAAAGGTGAACTGACGGTTACGACAAAAAAAGGTCAGGTGCTTCATCTGCGAGCAGGAGAGCCGATTGTCGAAGTCGTCGATACATGGCATTACGGAAAAAACGAAGGGAAAGAAACTGCGGAACTCATTGTCTTTTATGCCGGTGTTCAGGGGATGCCTATAACTGTCAAAGCGACTGAAGGAAATTGA
- a CDS encoding rhodanese-like domain-containing protein has protein sequence MDKQLQHYSDKLAFETDSWDLKTAMDAGENIIVIDARSPESYRQEHIPKAINLPHRKMSEETTKQLDKTALFVVYCDGIGCNASTKGALNMVKLGFRVKELIGGLDWWKRDCYITEGCRENGGAVACGCNVPDSEE, from the coding sequence ATGGATAAACAGCTACAGCATTACAGCGATAAGCTTGCGTTTGAGACAGATTCCTGGGATCTCAAGACAGCGATGGATGCCGGGGAAAACATCATCGTCATCGATGCACGTTCACCGGAATCCTATCGACAGGAACATATCCCGAAGGCCATCAATCTTCCTCATCGAAAAATGAGCGAAGAGACAACGAAGCAGCTGGATAAAACAGCACTGTTTGTTGTTTACTGTGATGGCATTGGTTGTAATGCTTCTACAAAGGGGGCCCTGAACATGGTTAAGCTTGGATTCAGGGTAAAAGAGCTGATCGGAGGTCTGGACTGGTGGAAGCGTGACTGTTATATTACTGAAGGTTGTAGAGAAAATGGAGGGGCTGTTGCTTGTGGTTGTAACGTACCGGACAGTGAGGAATGA
- a CDS encoding glutamate-5-semialdehyde dehydrogenase: protein MKDTIHNNLQQVRQASRKLCTLSDDAIKNILNGLADRIPGKSQAILEANKNDLDRMNPDDPKYDRLLLNPSRLEAIANDIRNVAALPSPIGRILEKRTLPNSLQLKKTTVPLGVIGIIYESRPNVTFDVFSLCLKSGNATVLKGGSDAMYSNIAIVELIHDVLEKHDINPDTLYLLPAEREAAEIMLNAVGYIDVIIPRGSQQLIDFARKKSTVPVIETGAGIVHTYFDKSGDPQMAKEIVFNAKTRRPSVCNALDTFIIHRERLDDLAFITEPLAEKKVIIFADGDAYPALLGRYPSELLQKAEATHFGTEFLSLKMSVKTVDDLDEAVDHINRYSSMHSEAVIASDPAVTEEFLKRVDAAVVYANTSTAFTDGAQFGLGAEIGISTQKLHARGPMALQELTSYKWVIEGEGQIRP, encoded by the coding sequence ATGAAAGACACAATTCACAACAACCTGCAACAGGTTCGTCAAGCAAGCAGAAAACTCTGTACTCTTTCGGACGACGCTATCAAGAACATACTGAACGGCCTGGCAGACAGAATACCTGGAAAAAGTCAAGCAATCCTCGAGGCAAATAAAAATGACCTCGACAGGATGAATCCTGACGACCCAAAATATGACAGGCTTCTCCTGAACCCGTCGCGCCTCGAAGCGATCGCAAACGACATTCGCAACGTTGCGGCTCTGCCTTCTCCGATAGGCAGGATCCTCGAAAAAAGAACATTGCCGAATAGTCTGCAGCTGAAAAAAACAACCGTTCCTCTCGGCGTCATAGGCATTATTTATGAATCGAGGCCGAATGTGACGTTCGATGTTTTTTCACTCTGCCTGAAATCAGGCAACGCAACTGTTTTAAAAGGTGGCAGTGATGCAATGTACTCGAACATTGCGATTGTCGAGCTTATCCATGATGTTCTTGAAAAGCATGATATTAACCCAGACACACTCTACCTCCTGCCTGCCGAGCGTGAAGCAGCGGAAATCATGCTTAACGCCGTCGGCTACATCGACGTGATCATTCCAAGAGGAAGCCAACAACTGATCGATTTTGCGCGAAAAAAATCCACAGTTCCGGTCATTGAAACCGGCGCAGGCATCGTACATACTTACTTTGATAAAAGCGGTGACCCTCAGATGGCAAAAGAGATCGTTTTCAATGCAAAAACCAGAAGGCCAAGTGTCTGTAATGCCCTGGATACGTTTATCATTCACCGGGAACGGCTTGACGATCTAGCCTTTATTACAGAGCCGCTTGCCGAGAAAAAGGTAATCATATTCGCCGACGGGGACGCTTACCCTGCATTGCTGGGACGCTACCCTTCCGAACTTCTGCAAAAAGCGGAAGCAACTCATTTCGGCACCGAATTCCTCTCTTTGAAAATGTCTGTAAAAACAGTTGACGACCTCGATGAAGCAGTGGATCATATCAACCGGTACAGCTCGATGCATAGCGAAGCGGTCATTGCATCTGATCCCGCGGTTACAGAGGAATTTCTCAAGCGGGTCGATGCTGCGGTAGTCTATGCCAATACATCGACAGCCTTCACCGATGGAGCACAGTTCGGCCTCGGTGCCGAGATAGGAATAAGCACCCAGAAGCTCCATGCACGAGGTCCAATGGCACTGCAGGAACTGACAAGCTACAAATGGGTGATCGAAGGAGAAGGACAGATAAGGCCATAA
- a CDS encoding ABC transporter ATP-binding protein encodes MLEARNIYKSYTLPGQKSIEILRGIDLKVGEGEMVTVVGASGSGKTTLLNILGTLDTPDSGEIIFKGETVFREKRYTLSQKALAGFRNRKIGFVFQFHHLLSDFSAVENVAMAEFIATGKLNPAKEKASNLLAKLGLANRLNHLPAELSGGEQQRVAIARAMMNSPMMILADEPSGNLDSKNSSILYDLMASIGKEHRTAFIIVTHNEEYALTADRCLRMEDGTLHHN; translated from the coding sequence ATGCTTGAAGCCAGAAACATTTATAAATCATACACTCTTCCCGGACAGAAAAGTATAGAGATTCTCCGAGGTATCGATTTGAAAGTAGGCGAAGGTGAAATGGTAACGGTTGTCGGTGCTTCAGGAAGCGGAAAAACCACATTGCTCAACATACTCGGCACACTCGATACCCCCGATAGTGGTGAAATCATTTTCAAGGGAGAAACCGTCTTTCGTGAAAAACGCTACACGCTTTCACAGAAAGCTCTCGCTGGTTTCAGAAATAGAAAAATCGGTTTCGTTTTTCAGTTTCACCATCTGCTTTCCGATTTTTCCGCTGTTGAAAATGTTGCCATGGCAGAGTTCATAGCAACGGGGAAACTCAATCCTGCAAAGGAAAAAGCATCTAACCTACTAGCAAAACTTGGTCTCGCCAACCGCCTGAATCACCTTCCGGCTGAACTTTCAGGCGGGGAACAGCAGCGGGTAGCGATTGCCCGTGCCATGATGAACTCACCGATGATGATTCTGGCAGATGAACCAAGTGGCAATCTCGACAGCAAAAACAGTTCCATACTTTACGATCTCATGGCAAGCATCGGCAAAGAACATCGAACCGCATTCATCATCGTTACCCACAACGAAGAGTATGCCCTTACGGCCGACCGGTGTTTACGCATGGAGGATGGCACACTACACCATAATTAA
- a CDS encoding MFS transporter: MHTENKPYKIGPIELAPSIQPHHAWTFFYAAFFSIGMITFLSIGQTYILNVHLGIPEKEQGTISGNLVVWTELIALLLFIPAGIFMDRIGRRPMYVAGFLLIGLTYVLYPFAGSVTDLFLYRIIYAFGMVAVTGALSTVLVDYPAERSRGKMVALIGLLNGLGIVITNQFFGSLPAILVKQGLSDIEAGIATHAGVAIIATSAAIVCAGGLQKGVPFKEKKRPRLRELFTTGLTAARNPRILLSYSAAFIARGDQSINGTFISLWGMNAGIAMGMSYDDAFWKGTLIFIITQVAALIWAPLAGPFIDRINRVSALAVCMFLAMLGNLSVLLLDTPFDSIGYAVFIFMGIGQISVFLGAQSLIGQEAPSGKRGSILGTFNISGAIGILIIAKAGGNLFDSMSPHAPFVIVGSINALLMLFSIYVRIKAPHKLETSPDSA, from the coding sequence ATGCATACAGAAAATAAACCTTACAAAATAGGCCCGATTGAACTGGCTCCATCGATACAGCCTCACCATGCATGGACATTTTTCTATGCCGCCTTCTTCTCTATCGGGATGATTACTTTTCTGTCTATCGGACAGACATATATTCTCAATGTCCACCTTGGCATTCCCGAAAAAGAACAGGGGACAATAAGCGGCAATCTCGTCGTTTGGACAGAACTGATCGCTCTGCTTCTGTTCATCCCCGCAGGCATTTTCATGGACCGTATCGGGCGCCGGCCGATGTACGTTGCAGGATTTCTACTCATCGGCCTTACCTATGTGCTCTACCCGTTTGCCGGTTCGGTTACGGACCTTTTTCTCTACCGCATCATCTATGCGTTCGGTATGGTAGCCGTAACAGGTGCACTGTCAACAGTACTTGTCGATTACCCGGCAGAGCGCTCGAGGGGAAAAATGGTTGCTCTGATAGGACTGCTCAACGGGCTGGGTATTGTCATTACAAACCAGTTCTTCGGTTCGCTCCCTGCAATCCTCGTCAAACAAGGACTGAGCGACATCGAGGCAGGCATAGCAACCCATGCAGGTGTCGCCATCATCGCAACCAGCGCAGCAATTGTCTGTGCCGGAGGACTCCAGAAAGGAGTCCCCTTCAAGGAGAAAAAAAGGCCTCGATTACGAGAACTCTTTACTACCGGTCTGACAGCGGCACGCAATCCGAGAATCCTGCTTTCCTACTCGGCAGCATTTATCGCAAGGGGCGACCAGTCCATCAACGGGACGTTTATCAGCTTGTGGGGTATGAACGCTGGCATTGCCATGGGCATGTCTTACGACGATGCTTTCTGGAAAGGCACCCTCATATTCATTATCACCCAGGTCGCGGCTCTCATATGGGCCCCTCTTGCCGGCCCCTTCATCGACCGCATCAACAGAGTTTCTGCACTGGCTGTCTGCATGTTTCTTGCCATGCTGGGAAACCTTTCCGTGCTTCTGCTCGACACTCCCTTTGATTCCATAGGTTATGCCGTATTTATCTTTATGGGGATCGGCCAGATCAGTGTCTTTCTCGGGGCCCAGTCCCTTATCGGTCAGGAAGCACCTTCGGGTAAGCGTGGCTCGATCCTGGGCACGTTCAACATAAGCGGAGCGATAGGCATTCTCATCATCGCCAAGGCAGGAGGAAACCTGTTTGACAGCATGAGCCCACATGCCCCGTTCGTCATCGTCGGATCAATAAATGCCCTGCTTATGTTATTCAGTATTTATGTACGAATAAAAGCACCTCACAAGCTTGAAACAAGCCCGGATAGCGCATGA
- the mpl gene encoding UDP-N-acetylmuramate:L-alanyl-gamma-D-glutamyl-meso-diaminopimelate ligase, which yields MSTMKPGSSIYFIGIAGTAMASVAVALSRAGHSVSGSDTAFYPPMCDYLAEHRIPCHEGFDPENLLRDAPDVIVVGNAISRGNPELEFALNEHMSFVSMPEIVSQKLIGKNRSVVITGTHGKTTTTSLTAWIFEYAGLQPGFLIGGIAENFGAGCRASVNGNDGYFITEGDEYDTAYFDKRSKFLHYRPDIAVINNIEFDHADIFSSLDDIVRSFRQFITLIPSNGVLIVNGHDEIAAKISQEAYCPVERFGFSKNFEWSASDLGVHETGLAFQLAYKGEELGAVRIDQHGNHNVLNAVAAIAAASRAGIPFPVITEGMLSFKRPKRRMEIVGEFDGDITIIDDFAHHPTAIRATLAALRQRYPNRRIIACFEPRSNTSTRSIFQKDLETSFNDADIIIIGKVHRPERYAEDERLDTTALCSTIIESGKNAFASGKGKNNDGYPDDIVQFIHSNIRQNDIIILLSNGSFNGLKKLLTESFLKKRQR from the coding sequence ATGAGCACCATGAAACCCGGCTCTTCGATCTACTTTATCGGCATCGCCGGAACAGCCATGGCATCTGTAGCCGTCGCGTTATCAAGGGCTGGACACTCGGTATCAGGTTCCGATACCGCATTCTATCCCCCGATGTGCGACTATCTGGCCGAACACCGAATTCCATGCCATGAGGGTTTCGATCCAGAGAACCTGCTCCGTGATGCACCGGATGTCATCGTCGTCGGCAACGCGATCAGTCGGGGCAACCCGGAACTCGAGTTTGCACTCAACGAGCACATGAGCTTTGTCTCCATGCCGGAGATCGTCAGCCAGAAACTTATCGGCAAGAACAGGTCCGTGGTTATAACCGGCACGCACGGCAAAACAACCACAACATCACTTACAGCCTGGATTTTCGAGTATGCAGGCCTGCAGCCTGGATTTCTGATCGGTGGCATCGCCGAAAACTTCGGTGCCGGCTGCAGAGCATCTGTTAATGGCAACGACGGTTACTTCATCACGGAAGGCGACGAGTACGACACCGCATACTTTGACAAAAGAAGCAAGTTCCTGCACTATCGACCGGATATTGCGGTAATCAACAACATAGAGTTCGACCATGCCGATATATTCAGCTCTCTTGACGATATCGTACGATCATTCCGGCAGTTCATTACGCTTATACCTTCAAACGGTGTACTGATAGTCAACGGTCATGATGAGATTGCCGCCAAGATAAGCCAAGAAGCATATTGCCCCGTTGAGCGATTCGGTTTTTCCAAAAATTTTGAATGGTCGGCTTCCGATCTCGGAGTCCATGAGACAGGACTTGCTTTTCAACTGGCATACAAAGGCGAAGAACTCGGAGCTGTCCGTATAGACCAGCACGGCAACCACAATGTCCTTAACGCAGTTGCGGCAATAGCGGCAGCATCTCGTGCCGGTATTCCGTTCCCGGTTATTACCGAAGGAATGCTTTCTTTCAAAAGGCCGAAAAGAAGAATGGAAATTGTCGGGGAATTCGACGGAGACATCACCATCATCGACGACTTTGCACACCACCCAACCGCCATCCGGGCTACCCTTGCCGCATTGCGTCAGCGGTACCCGAACAGGCGTATAATAGCCTGCTTTGAACCCCGTTCGAATACCAGCACAAGAAGTATATTCCAGAAAGACCTTGAAACCAGCTTCAACGATGCCGATATCATCATTATCGGCAAGGTTCATCGTCCCGAACGATATGCTGAAGATGAACGACTCGACACGACAGCACTCTGTTCGACAATCATTGAATCCGGGAAGAACGCGTTTGCCTCCGGCAAGGGCAAGAACAATGATGGATACCCCGACGACATCGTGCAATTTATCCACAGCAACATCAGGCAAAATGATATTATTATCCTGTTGAGCAATGGAAGTTTCAACGGCTTGAAAAAACTTTTAACTGAAAGTTTTCTTAAAAAAAGGCAACGTTAA
- a CDS encoding PEGA domain-containing protein, whose product MKKLLLTVCILLPLSFAFSGCGTIMDGTKQEIGFSSSPSNAVVTIDGKMIGRTPLTQSLKRKNTHKVVMALDGYYPYEMTLTKKTNGWVWGNIVFGGLIGLAVDAATGSLYKLTPEQVNADLKSNGTASISEEENALYVAVTLEPDASWQQIGNIKNF is encoded by the coding sequence ATGAAAAAACTCTTGCTAACTGTATGCATCTTGCTTCCACTCAGCTTTGCATTTTCTGGATGCGGCACAATTATGGATGGTACTAAACAAGAGATTGGGTTTTCAAGCAGCCCATCAAACGCAGTAGTAACCATTGATGGGAAAATGATAGGCAGAACACCATTAACCCAGAGCCTAAAAAGGAAAAATACTCATAAGGTAGTTATGGCTCTAGACGGTTACTACCCTTACGAAATGACACTCACCAAGAAAACAAACGGTTGGGTATGGGGCAACATTGTTTTCGGTGGACTAATTGGTTTAGCGGTCGATGCAGCAACCGGAAGTCTTTATAAACTTACACCTGAGCAGGTTAATGCTGACTTGAAAAGCAATGGAACTGCCTCAATCAGTGAGGAAGAAAATGCCCTTTATGTTGCAGTGACTCTTGAACCAGATGCTTCATGGCAGCAAATTGGTAATATAAAGAACTTCTAA